From Cloacibacillus sp. An23, the proteins below share one genomic window:
- the truB gene encoding tRNA pseudouridine(55) synthase TruB: MPLSGILPVNKPVGMRSTECVQKLRRAIGRGTKTGHGGTLDSTASGLLIVLVGQATRLSDFIMSMPKRYEAEVTFGTRTSTDDASGEAVESAPWKHVTDEMIDSALCGFMGWRMQSPPSVSAVHIDGERAHVLAREGRGVLPEPKPVCFSKIARTSDISEDGRVSFSILCRKGTYVRSFARDLGTRLGSAAHLSSLVRSRSGPFSIDAAKGAEELFAMTGDELARELTPIPSLEGPCASYLADGQAFAALSCGRSVRLGGLTRLSFGAEPRPGSPVAVKSERIFSICRAVQKDGGLELLPGVNIILSGGLE; encoded by the coding sequence ATGCCGCTCTCAGGAATCCTCCCTGTAAATAAGCCGGTCGGAATGCGCAGCACGGAGTGCGTGCAGAAGCTGCGGCGCGCGATCGGACGCGGGACCAAGACGGGCCACGGCGGCACGCTCGACTCGACGGCGTCCGGGCTTCTCATAGTGCTCGTAGGGCAGGCGACCAGGCTTTCTGATTTTATTATGTCGATGCCCAAGCGCTACGAGGCCGAGGTGACGTTCGGCACGCGCACCTCGACCGACGACGCGAGCGGCGAAGCCGTAGAGAGCGCGCCGTGGAAGCACGTTACTGATGAAATGATAGATTCCGCTCTATGCGGCTTCATGGGGTGGCGCATGCAGTCTCCGCCGTCCGTCTCGGCCGTCCACATAGACGGCGAGCGCGCGCACGTCCTCGCGCGCGAGGGGCGCGGCGTGCTGCCGGAGCCGAAGCCCGTCTGCTTTTCTAAAATCGCCCGCACGTCGGATATAAGCGAGGACGGACGCGTCTCTTTCTCGATACTGTGCCGCAAGGGGACATACGTGCGCAGCTTCGCGCGCGACCTCGGGACGCGCCTCGGCTCCGCCGCGCACCTGAGTTCTCTCGTCAGGAGCCGGAGCGGGCCGTTTTCCATAGACGCGGCGAAGGGGGCCGAAGAGCTTTTTGCGATGACGGGGGACGAGCTGGCGCGCGAGCTGACGCCTATACCGTCGCTCGAGGGGCCGTGCGCCTCGTACCTGGCGGACGGCCAGGCTTTCGCGGCGCTCTCATGCGGCAGGAGCGTGCGCCTCGGCGGTCTGACGCGCCTGTCGTTCGGGGCGGAGCCGAGGCCCGGCTCGCCAGTCGCGGTGAAGTCTGAGCGGATATTTTCTATCTGCCGCGCCGTGCAGAAAGACGGGGGCCTCGAGCTCTTGCCCGGCGTCAATATAATTTTATCTGGGGGCTTGGAATAA
- the ribF gene encoding riboflavin biosynthesis protein RibF, producing the protein MIYALGAFDGFHLGHARLLRKAAERAAEAGTDWGVMTFDGHPRQLLDRDNFRLLFSQREKDLIAAYLGVPRMEKIAFTHDFAAFSPESFADYIDKKYEVGGLVIGENFRFGRCRAGTPKILAEICAARGWTLDVVPRYTFDGMTVSSTETRRAVALGEMALAAKMLGYPFIISGVVGEGDGRGRKLGFPTANIAVSRGKIYPPEGVYSALVRTGGAWMPCALNIGSNPTFAGEREIRCEAHVIGADENFYGRELFIFITTPVRGEVKFAESDGLVAQMKKDVETCRADTKEYMRRNAETMEKFAAVL; encoded by the coding sequence ATGATTTACGCGTTAGGAGCCTTCGACGGCTTCCATCTCGGACACGCGAGGCTGCTCCGCAAGGCGGCGGAGCGCGCCGCAGAAGCCGGTACGGACTGGGGCGTGATGACCTTCGACGGACATCCGCGCCAGCTTCTCGACAGGGACAACTTCCGCCTGCTCTTCTCGCAGAGGGAGAAGGATCTCATAGCCGCCTACCTGGGCGTGCCGCGCATGGAGAAGATCGCCTTCACGCACGACTTCGCCGCCTTTTCGCCAGAGAGCTTCGCGGACTACATAGACAAGAAATACGAGGTCGGAGGCCTCGTCATAGGCGAAAATTTCAGATTCGGCAGATGCCGCGCCGGCACGCCCAAAATACTCGCCGAAATATGCGCCGCGCGCGGCTGGACGCTCGACGTAGTGCCGCGCTACACCTTCGACGGAATGACCGTCAGCAGCACGGAGACGCGCCGCGCCGTCGCCCTCGGCGAAATGGCTCTCGCGGCGAAGATGCTCGGCTATCCGTTCATAATAAGCGGCGTCGTCGGCGAGGGGGACGGGCGCGGACGGAAGCTCGGCTTCCCGACCGCTAACATCGCCGTCTCGCGCGGCAAGATATACCCGCCCGAGGGAGTTTACAGCGCTCTCGTGCGCACTGGCGGCGCGTGGATGCCGTGCGCTCTCAACATCGGCAGCAATCCGACCTTCGCGGGCGAACGCGAGATACGCTGCGAGGCGCACGTCATAGGCGCCGACGAAAATTTCTACGGGCGCGAGCTTTTCATTTTCATTACGACGCCCGTGCGCGGCGAGGTGAAATTCGCCGAAAGCGACGGCCTCGTCGCCCAGATGAAAAAGGACGTCGAGACCTGCCGCGCCGACACG